GCGCAAAGTGTTCGGAGCACGCACCGGCGACATCGTCTGGTTGCTGCTTTCGCAGTTCTCGATGCCCGTGCTCGCCGCCAATCTGCTCGCATGGCCGGTCGCCTGGTATTTCTTGACGGGTTGGCTCGAGAGCTTCGCCTATCGCATCGCGCTGACGCCGGCATACTTCCTGGCGTCAGGCGCCGTCGCGCTGGCGATCGCCTGGCTGACGGTCGCGGTCCAGGCGGTGCAGGTGGCTCGTGCCGACCCGATCCTGGCCTTGCGCCACGAATAGCATCTCGCTCGCGTGTCGGCGCAGTGTCATCCGGTGGCGGCTACTGCCGTCGGGCAGTTCTTCTCGAACGCTCCGGCGGCGCGTCAGCGAATAGAGATGCGCGCCGTATCGCCCGATACCGTCACGGTCGTTCCGAAGGGCTCCGACAGGGCCTTGAGCGATTCCAGGATTTCACGCGCGAGCGCGCCGTGCGCCAGCCGCGGCAGCCCCTTTGCCGTGGCTTGACCGTCGACGTTTAGGTCTATGGGATGAATGTCGATTTCGTCGACGCCGTCGCGTCCAAACCGGCTCAGCGCGAGAATCGATTTGTAGTCGTCCGGATTGCGGAAATAGGTCTCGTCATGCTTGCGCGATATGGCGTCGGGAGGCGTATCGAGCGGAAGACCGAAGGTCTCGTAGAGGTCGGCCGGAAATTCGCTCATCATGTGGCCTTCGAAGACGAAGTCGCCGAGCGAGTAGAATATGGGCCTGCCGCGATGGATCTCTATGGGACCGACTTCATGCGATCCATGAACGACCACCGCATCGGCACCGGCTTCGACGGCCTGCCTTGATATATCGGTCAGGAACGCCGGCGGTTGCCGGTTGCTGAAGCCGGGCTGGTGGTTGTGAAGCGAGAACACGACGAAGTCGCTGTTCTGCCTGGCTTGGCGCAGCGCGGCAAGAATCGCCTGCTTGTCCTGTTCGTTGGTGCGGAACGTAAAGGCGACGCCGTCGCCGACCGCGTCGCTGGGCAGGTATTCGTTGCCGAGAAACGATAGTCCGTTCTCATAGTCGGCGCGGTCTTCGGGGCGCCGCTGCGAGTTCCTGATTCTCGCCAGCACCGCCAAGTTCTCGGGCGAAAGGACGACCATGCGCATCGCGCGATACGGATTGATGCCCGGCCGGCCCGGAACGCGGCCGACCGGATCTGCTGCGCGCGCGCTGCGCGGAAAACTCGACGATGCGCAGACCAGTCCGATCCGGCCGTTCGCCGAGTCGCAATACCGTGGCTGCCGCGCCGCCGACAGCGTCTCGCCGGACCCTGCCACGGTCAGTCCGGCGCGTCTCAAATGTTCGGCGGTCGCGAGAAGCGCTTCGGCCCCCCAGTCCATGGCGTGATTGTTTGCATGGCTGAGCAGATCGAAGCCGAAATGTTTCAAATCTGCTGCGACATCGGGATCGGAGAATAACCAGGACCCGCCGGACTCTGCCTGCGGTGTGCCGACAAAACGATCTCTGTCGATGATCGTCGTCTCAAAGTTTCCAAAAGAAACATCGGCGCCGTCAACCAGTGCCATGACATCCGCAAGTTGTCGGGAGGGGTTACGGCAAATAGAGCGCGTGTATATCAGGTCTCCGACAGCAGCAAAAGACAGTATTGCCGGATCGGTGACTTCGCCCACTGCGAGACATCTCCCAAGGTTCACAAAGTGGAGTCTACATGTTACAAAGAGAATAACGATGAAAATGTAAGAGTTCGTTCGAAGTTAATTACACAACACCAAAATGTCGCGTAAGCGTATTGTGGAACGTTTGCGTATGTCGTCGGCGGATGCCGGTGATTGAACATCGGGCTATAGCGAAACTCGGTCGTCGCGACATGGAAAATATCGTCATCTGCGATCTGGATAGTTTTTTCGTCGATGCTCTGGTCGTACTGATCCGGGGCATCCTGAACTGTCCGATTCAACCGCTGCGCCTCGTCGATCTTCGGGATTTCGATGCACAGCCGGTGTTCTCGGGCGGCTGCATCTTCTTTCTCGAAGCGTCCAACCTATCGATGCGAAGAATAAAGAAATTGCGGGACCGGCTCGGAATGCAGTCGCAGCTGATTGCGCTGGAGAATCCAGCGATCGCACTTGCGGACGATCTGAAGCCGCATTTCAGCGCACGCCTCGACAAAGTCGCATCATTGCCGGCGCTCTATTCGATACTGCATCAGGCATTGGCGGGTTGCATCGATGAGATTCCGCAGGAGCGGCATGCGCCGGCCGCGATGCCGATGTCCCGTGGTCGTCCAAAGCGGCGCGCGGCTCTCACGTCCCGTCAGCTGCAGGTCCTTAATCTCATCGAGTCCGGAAGCACCAATGCCGAAATTGCGCACACCCTGCACATTTCCGCCAATACGGTTCGGCTGCATGTTTCGGCCATTCTGCGCTCGCTGAATGTCCCGAACCGGACCGCGGCCGTACATGTTCGAAACCGGATCGCTACGGGCTCCGCCAACCTGTCATGAGGCATCGGCAAGCTGGCCGGAGTGGCGTCCTTCGTTCGTTCCTGTCCTGGCGCCCAACCGCCGAAGCTCGCCGTCGCGCAATTCATAAACGACATGCGCGCGGCGCACGAGTTCGGGGCGGTGCGCGATGACCACGCGCGTAATGCTCAGGGACTCGATGAAGTCCGCGATCTTGGTTTCATTCTCGGAGTCCAAATTCGCCGTTCCCTCGTCCAGAACGAGCAGATCCGGGTTTCGATAGAGCGCCCGGGCGAGAAGGACTCTCTGCTTCTGGCCGACCGACAATATGTTGCCGACGTCGCCCACGACGCTGTCGTATTTCATCGGCATTTCCACGATTTCGTCGTGAATGTTGGCGTACCGCGCGCATTGCTGCACCCTGTCCTGGTCGGTCGTCGGATCGAAGAAGCTGATGTTCTCCGCCAGCGAGCCGGAGAACAGCTTCGCTTCCTGCGCGACGATTCCGACGCGGCTGCGATATCTGTCGAGGCCGAACCCGAGGATCGGCTCGCCGTTGATCAACACGTCGCCGGCCTTGGGCTGGTGCAGGCCGAGGAGAACTTTGGCCAACGTGCTCTTGCCCGCTCCGGATGGCCCCACGATCGCCACGAACTCGCCCGCCGCTATCTCGAGATTGATGTTGCGCAACACGTCCTTGTCGGTATTGGAATAGGCGAACGTCATGTCCCTGATTTCGATGGAACCGATCGGCACAGGCGCGGCACGGACCGAATGCAGCTGCTCCGGCGCCGTCAGAGCTATGTCGGCGATGCGATCGACGTGAAGCGACAGCGTTCCAAGCTGCGAAACCCGGTCGACGATCTCGAACGACCGGTCGCGGAAGTATTGGTGATAGAGCAGGAACGAGAACACCATGCCCAGCGTCATCGTCTGGTGCATGGCGGCCAGCGCGCAGAGGAAGATGATGGCGATGTTTTCGCTCGCCACGAGCGCCTTGCTCAGCGATCGGATTGCGATTTTCGCCGACTCGAGCCGATGGGTGGCGTTCATCAGTTTCGCATTGTCGTTTTGCCAGACGGCCCTGCGCATATCCTGGGCCGAGAACAGTTTGATCGCGTCGATGTTCACGATGCTTTCCAGGAATTGCGTCGTTTCGCGCGATTCCGCGACGACCACCTCCTCGGAGAGACCTTTGAGCGTCTGGAAGCTCAGCGCCCGCACCGCGGCATAGAACGCCACGGCACCGAGTGCGATCGCCGCGAACCATATGTTGTAGGCGACCAGGACCGCGAGCGCGATGGCGATGACGAACATGTCGACTGCCGACGACATGAGATCGTCTGTCACCGTCTGGCGGATCTGAAACGTGGAACTGACGCGGGAGATGATCTGGCCCGCGTCCCGCTCGTGGAAATACGACACCGGCAGCTTGAGCAGATGGGTGACCAGATTCAAGCCCATCTGGCTGTTGAGTCTCTGTCCCAGTTCGAGGAGGTAATGCGACCGCAGCGTTTCCACCAGCACCGAGCCGAGGCCGATCGCCGCGAAACAACAGACCGTAAGCCAGAGCAGCGAGAAGTCGCGCCAGGGCACGATGGTGTCGACGATGATCTGCATGATCAATGGGGTGAGGAGAAGACAGGCCTGCAGGAGGATCGACAGCGCGAGCGTGGTGGTCATGGCCGACGCCAAGCCCCGGGAACGCTGCCACATGTCGAACAAGCCGAAGCGGGCGGTCTTCTTCCTGGTGGCGAAGACGGCGGTGGGGATGAACTCGATCCCGACTCCGGTGAATTTTTCCGAGATGTCGCGCCTGGTCATCCAGCGCGCGCCGCTGGCGGGATCCAGTATATAGCCGCCCCGCCGTCCGACCCGGGAAATCACGACAAAGTGGTTCAGCTCCCAATGCAGCATGGCCGGCAGCCGCAAATGCTCCAGCGACTCGGGCTCCAGTCGGACTGCGCGGGCGCCGAAATTCAGCCGGGACGCCATGGTGATGAGTTGGCGCAGATTCATGCCCCTTCGCGAAACCGCGAAGTCGAGACGCAGTTCATGGAGATCCACCGGCGCGCCATGATGCGCCAAGATCATGGCAAGGCAGGCAAGGCCGCACTCCGACGCCGTGCTTTGCCGTATCAAAGGCGTCCGCTTTGGGCGCCACGCGCCGATCCATTTGGCGTCAATCATCTGCGCGCCGCTGCAGCGAACTGACGAGCAGATGCGCGAAGGAGAGCCGTCCGATGTCGAGGGCGAAACGTTGCGGTTGACACGCCCGAATGCGCTGCACAATGGAGGGGTCGTCGGCCGCCATGTCCAGTGCGAGCGCCGTGGAGGTTTGCGGCGCCCGAGGCAGCGTACGATAGCCCACAATCGTCAGCGTGTGCGGGCCGGGACATCGTCCGCCCCAAGCTTCGATGGCAAACCGCCGTCCCCGATCGATCTGTTGCCGCAACTTTTGCGGAGCCGCGGCGACGACGACGGTCAGAACGGCGGTTCCCGAAAGAGTCCGGATCGTCGCGGGCCCGGTGGTATGGAGCTCTATTCGCCTCTCCCAACCGACGGCCGTGGACGCCGTGATCGCGGCGACGGCCAACACAGCGACCGTCAGGAGCAAAAGTCGCTGCCATGGCGGGTGAACGATGATCACCTCGCCGGCCAGGCGCCTCTGTCGCCGCTCCACGGCCTGTTCCCGGAAAAGGCTGTAGGGTCGCTTTTGCGGAGATCCACTCAAAGACAGAGGCCCTTTTCGGAGCCGTCACGAAAGACGAACTAAAATATGCAGGCAATAATGATTTAAGGCTATGATATTCGTTCTAGTATGAATGTGGCTGTATCTTGGTCGTATTGATCTGTTCCGTTCGGCGTGTCGAAATCCTGCCTCCACGAAGAAGGAAGAGTCAGATGACGAATATGCCAACTCCAGAGAAAGTGGAAAAGGTCGACGAAAAGAAAGTCGACGTGATCGCGGAACTGATCGATGCCGATCTCGACGAGGTCGCTGCGGGTCATCAGTCGCATCATCATTCGCTTCCGCAGTAGTCGGAGGTCTCCGGCTGACCGGCCTCACGGCCGGTCAGCCCTTGCGGCGAGCGCGACATGGATCAATATATCCGCGAGAACCTCGGCGTCATTCTGAAAGTCTCCGAGCGCTGCAATCTCGTCTGCGACTATTGTTATTTCTTCTTTCACGGCGACGAGACGCATCGAGATCACCCGCCGATCATACGTCCGGCGCTGGTCGACGACCTTTGCGCCTTCATCCGGTCCGCCGCAAGCGAGCATGGCGTGCGCACGGTGCGCATCGGGCTGCACGGCGGGGAGCCGTTGCTGCTCAAGAAAGCGCGCTTCCGCGAGGTGTGTTCGAAGCTGAAGGGCCTCGAAGACGAGGGGTTGCGGATCGAGCTGGTCGTGCAGACGAATGGGACGCTCATCGACGCGGACTGGATCGATATTTTCGCGCAATTCGACATCCATCTCGGCGTCAGCTTCGATGGGCCGCAAGCCGAGAACGATCGGCATCGTTTCAAGAAAAACGGCAAGGGCTCCTACGCCGACGCGCGACGGGGCTGGGAACTGCTGCAGGCGGCGCATGCCGATCGCCGCATCGCCCTGCCGGGCCTTCTGTGCGTGATCGATCCGGAGCAGGATGGTCGCGCGGTCTATCGGCATTTTGTCGATGAGCTGAAGTCGCGCAGCATGGGATTCATATTCCCCGACTACACCTGGGATACGGTGCCGGCCGGCAACCATGTCGAAAAGCTCGAACGCTACCTCGCTGCGGTCTTCGAGGAATGGACGCGGGACGGCGACTTCAAGATTCGCGTCCGCCACATCCGATCCATGCTGGGTGCGCTTCTCCTCGACAGCGCCGCTTCGTTTCAGCACAGGTTCGCTGACGACGTCCGCAACTTGATCACGGTCTCGTCCAACGGCGCCTTGGGTCCCGAAGATGTCATACGCACGATTTCGCCGCGATTCCGCGAGGCGGGATACCGGCTGCCTCAGCATTCGCTGACGGACCTGACGTCCGGACCGATTTGGACGGAACTCGAAAAAGCGCGGACGGATCCGGCGGAGAAATGCCGCCAGT
The nucleotide sequence above comes from Rhizomicrobium sp.. Encoded proteins:
- a CDS encoding CapA family protein, with the translated sequence MGEVTDPAILSFAAVGDLIYTRSICRNPSRQLADVMALVDGADVSFGNFETTIIDRDRFVGTPQAESGGSWLFSDPDVAADLKHFGFDLLSHANNHAMDWGAEALLATAEHLRRAGLTVAGSGETLSAARQPRYCDSANGRIGLVCASSSFPRSARAADPVGRVPGRPGINPYRAMRMVVLSPENLAVLARIRNSQRRPEDRADYENGLSFLGNEYLPSDAVGDGVAFTFRTNEQDKQAILAALRQARQNSDFVVFSLHNHQPGFSNRQPPAFLTDISRQAVEAGADAVVVHGSHEVGPIEIHRGRPIFYSLGDFVFEGHMMSEFPADLYETFGLPLDTPPDAISRKHDETYFRNPDDYKSILALSRFGRDGVDEIDIHPIDLNVDGQATAKGLPRLAHGALAREILESLKALSEPFGTTVTVSGDTARISIR
- a CDS encoding LuxR C-terminal-related transcriptional regulator, with product MENIVICDLDSFFVDALVVLIRGILNCPIQPLRLVDLRDFDAQPVFSGGCIFFLEASNLSMRRIKKLRDRLGMQSQLIALENPAIALADDLKPHFSARLDKVASLPALYSILHQALAGCIDEIPQERHAPAAMPMSRGRPKRRAALTSRQLQVLNLIESGSTNAEIAHTLHISANTVRLHVSAILRSLNVPNRTAAVHVRNRIATGSANLS
- a CDS encoding peptidase domain-containing ABC transporter, which codes for MIDAKWIGAWRPKRTPLIRQSTASECGLACLAMILAHHGAPVDLHELRLDFAVSRRGMNLRQLITMASRLNFGARAVRLEPESLEHLRLPAMLHWELNHFVVISRVGRRGGYILDPASGARWMTRRDISEKFTGVGIEFIPTAVFATRKKTARFGLFDMWQRSRGLASAMTTTLALSILLQACLLLTPLIMQIIVDTIVPWRDFSLLWLTVCCFAAIGLGSVLVETLRSHYLLELGQRLNSQMGLNLVTHLLKLPVSYFHERDAGQIISRVSSTFQIRQTVTDDLMSSAVDMFVIAIALAVLVAYNIWFAAIALGAVAFYAAVRALSFQTLKGLSEEVVVAESRETTQFLESIVNIDAIKLFSAQDMRRAVWQNDNAKLMNATHRLESAKIAIRSLSKALVASENIAIIFLCALAAMHQTMTLGMVFSFLLYHQYFRDRSFEIVDRVSQLGTLSLHVDRIADIALTAPEQLHSVRAAPVPIGSIEIRDMTFAYSNTDKDVLRNINLEIAAGEFVAIVGPSGAGKSTLAKVLLGLHQPKAGDVLINGEPILGFGLDRYRSRVGIVAQEAKLFSGSLAENISFFDPTTDQDRVQQCARYANIHDEIVEMPMKYDSVVGDVGNILSVGQKQRVLLARALYRNPDLLVLDEGTANLDSENETKIADFIESLSITRVVIAHRPELVRRAHVVYELRDGELRRLGARTGTNEGRHSGQLADAS
- a CDS encoding radical SAM protein, which translates into the protein MDQYIRENLGVILKVSERCNLVCDYCYFFFHGDETHRDHPPIIRPALVDDLCAFIRSAASEHGVRTVRIGLHGGEPLLLKKARFREVCSKLKGLEDEGLRIELVVQTNGTLIDADWIDIFAQFDIHLGVSFDGPQAENDRHRFKKNGKGSYADARRGWELLQAAHADRRIALPGLLCVIDPEQDGRAVYRHFVDELKSRSMGFIFPDYTWDTVPAGNHVEKLERYLAAVFEEWTRDGDFKIRVRHIRSMLGALLLDSAASFQHRFADDVRNLITVSSNGALGPEDVIRTISPRFREAGYRLPQHSLTDLTSGPIWTELEKARTDPAEKCRQCEWWGMCGGGRPWNRFSEANGFRNPSVYCSALRRLYSDAAEYLVANGLPRSEMLRRRDQGRFVDQEKTGADAC